The segment AATGAAACGTGTACAAACAGTTAAAGAAACCATGCAGGATGCCCTTGTACAAGGCAGGGAAGCAACCAAGGAATAGATAACCAGCAAAAGCCCTTACCGTTTTTTATAAATCTCCACCGTAGCACGTTTGCACTTACCTCCTATGGGCGGATTAATTTTAGAAATTTTCAATTCTACGGCTTGTACCACCGGCAATTCACGGAAGATGCAGTCGATTATCTGGCCTGCCACGGTTTCCAGAAGTTTGGACGGTTTCTCCATTTCATCTTTAATGATCCTGAAAAGCGCTTCATAGTTTACCGTGCCTGACAAATCATCCTGAAATGCATCTGCTGTAAAATCTGTTTCAACGGCTACATCTACCTCAAACCAGTTACCGGATTCACGCTCATGCGGGTACACACCATGAAAGGCGTGGAACTCAAGACCTTCAAGCGCAACACGACC is part of the Cyclobacteriaceae bacterium genome and harbors:
- the folB gene encoding dihydroneopterin aldolase; translated protein: MTGRVALEGLEFHAFHGVYPHERESGNWFEVDVAVETDFTADAFQDDLSGTVNYEALFRIIKDEMEKPSKLLETVAGQIIDCIFRELPVVQAVELKISKINPPIGGKCKRATVEIYKKR